One region of Bacillus zhangzhouensis genomic DNA includes:
- a CDS encoding membrane protein insertase YidC — protein MMIASPAFAASAQTNTGSDGFFHHYFVQPFSELIIWLANFFHDDYGLSIMFVTLIVRLLIFPLFANQFKKQRVMQEKMALVKPQIDQIQSKLKKTKEPEKQKELQMEMMKVYKENNVNPLAMGCLPMLIQIPIVLGFYSAIRSTPEIATHTFLWFNLGQTDLLVAVFAGAMYFLQFYVTQKYAKQSGTQTEAALKQAKVMGMIFPIMMLFLSINAPAALPLYWMTSGLLLTIQTIILNVMYQKSKTKATANEQAKPAAE, from the coding sequence ATGATGATTGCGTCACCTGCATTTGCAGCGAGTGCGCAAACGAATACGGGCTCCGATGGGTTTTTCCATCATTATTTTGTTCAGCCTTTTTCTGAGCTGATCATTTGGCTTGCGAACTTCTTCCATGATGATTATGGTTTATCCATTATGTTCGTCACCTTGATTGTCCGCCTGCTGATTTTCCCGCTTTTTGCGAATCAATTTAAAAAACAAAGAGTCATGCAGGAAAAAATGGCACTGGTGAAACCTCAGATTGACCAAATTCAAAGCAAATTGAAGAAAACGAAAGAACCTGAAAAACAAAAAGAACTGCAAATGGAAATGATGAAAGTATATAAAGAGAACAATGTGAACCCGCTGGCAATGGGCTGTCTGCCTATGCTGATTCAAATACCAATTGTTCTTGGCTTTTACTCAGCGATCCGCTCAACACCTGAGATCGCAACTCATACGTTCTTATGGTTTAACTTAGGACAAACCGATTTATTGGTGGCGGTCTTTGCAGGGGCTATGTATTTCTTGCAATTTTATGTCACGCAAAAATATGCGAAGCAATCTGGCACCCAGACAGAGGCTGCGCTGAAGCAGGCGAAAGTGATGGGCATGATCTTCCCAATCATGATGCTGTTTCTTTCAATCAATGCACCCGCTGCTCTTCCTTTATACTGGATGACAAGCGGACTATTACTCACAATTCAAACGATTATTTTAAATGTCATGTACCAAAAATCAAAAACGAAAGCTACGGCTAACGAACAAGCCAAACCAGCTGCTGAATAA
- a CDS encoding chemotaxis protein CheW, protein MSTQKIIIFQVGQEEFGISIEHIRSIEKVPYLQEVSNLPKEIKGLMSLRGEVIPVSDTGVMIHGKPLDVNEQSKVLLFEVNDQMIGCLVSEAKDIIDIEQSEIKPFHMNTKASDYFFGVVERDNKMILQVDPNKFLGKIEDLDQLPDRLKKALA, encoded by the coding sequence GTGAGCACGCAAAAGATTATTATTTTTCAGGTGGGGCAAGAGGAGTTTGGCATCAGTATAGAGCATATTCGTTCGATCGAGAAGGTCCCTTATTTACAAGAAGTATCGAACCTTCCAAAAGAAATTAAAGGGCTGATGTCATTAAGAGGAGAAGTCATTCCTGTCAGTGACACAGGTGTGATGATTCACGGAAAGCCTCTTGATGTGAACGAGCAGTCCAAGGTGCTGCTATTTGAAGTAAACGATCAAATGATTGGCTGTCTTGTCTCAGAGGCAAAAGATATCATCGATATCGAGCAGAGCGAAATCAAGCCATTTCATATGAACACGAAGGCCTCTGACTATTTCTTCGGCGTTGTGGAGAGAGATAACAAAATGATTTTACAAGTGGACCCTAATAAGTTCCTTGGGAAAATTGAGGACCTCGATCAATTGCCAGACCGTTTGAAAAAAGCATTGGCATAA
- a CDS encoding tripeptidase T has protein sequence MINEKRLLDEFLELVQVDSETKHEEKIVEVLKEKFSQLGLKVVEDDSKAVTGHGAGNLVCTLEGNQEADTIYFTSHMDTVVPGNGVKPVIEDGYVKTDGTTILGADDKTGLAAMFEAIRVLKEKNLPHGTIEFVITAGEESGLVGAKALDPNLMTAKYGYALDSDGKVGTIIVAAPTQAKVRATIYGKTAHAGVAPEKGVSAITIASKAIASMPLGRIDEETTANIGRFEGGTQTNIVCDQVDILAEARSLEPAKMEAQVAKMKEAFEKTAKEMGGSADVQIDIMYPGFKFSHGDQVVEVAKKAAEKIGRPSELQTSGGGSDANVIAGNGIPTVNLAVGYEDIHTKNEKMPIEELVKTAEMVLAIIEETTNPS, from the coding sequence ATGATTAACGAAAAACGTTTACTAGACGAATTTTTAGAATTAGTTCAGGTTGATTCAGAAACAAAACACGAAGAGAAAATTGTTGAAGTATTAAAAGAAAAATTCTCGCAGCTTGGTCTAAAAGTGGTTGAAGACGATTCAAAAGCGGTAACAGGGCACGGTGCTGGCAACCTTGTCTGCACATTAGAAGGGAATCAAGAGGCAGATACGATTTATTTCACTTCTCATATGGATACAGTTGTACCGGGAAATGGCGTAAAACCAGTCATTGAGGATGGCTATGTGAAAACAGATGGAACAACCATTCTTGGTGCTGACGATAAAACAGGACTTGCTGCTATGTTTGAAGCAATCCGTGTGCTGAAAGAGAAAAATTTACCGCATGGGACGATTGAATTTGTTATCACAGCAGGTGAGGAATCAGGACTTGTTGGAGCAAAAGCGTTAGATCCGAATTTGATGACAGCGAAATACGGCTATGCCCTTGATTCAGATGGCAAGGTCGGTACGATTATCGTAGCAGCCCCAACACAGGCAAAAGTACGCGCAACGATTTACGGAAAAACTGCTCACGCAGGTGTCGCGCCTGAAAAAGGTGTGTCTGCAATTACCATTGCATCAAAAGCAATTGCCAGCATGCCACTTGGCCGGATTGATGAAGAAACAACGGCGAATATCGGCCGTTTTGAAGGCGGAACACAAACGAATATTGTGTGTGATCAAGTCGATATTTTGGCGGAAGCACGCTCTTTAGAACCAGCAAAAATGGAAGCTCAAGTAGCGAAGATGAAAGAAGCTTTTGAAAAAACCGCTAAAGAAATGGGCGGAAGTGCCGATGTACAAATTGACATCATGTATCCAGGCTTCAAATTCTCACACGGCGATCAAGTCGTAGAAGTGGCGAAAAAAGCGGCAGAAAAAATTGGCCGTCCTTCAGAACTGCAGACGAGCGGCGGAGGCAGTGATGCAAACGTCATTGCAGGCAACGGCATTCCAACTGTCAACCTAGCTGTTGGATATGAAGATATTCATACAAAAAATGAGAAAATGCCGATTGAAGAATTAGTCAAAACAGCTGAAATGGTTCTCGCCATTATCGAAGAAACGACAAATCCATCGTAA
- a CDS encoding acyl-CoA carboxylase subunit beta, producing the protein MDESFNALSEWRKKALMGGGGKRAAAHRNKGKLTVRERLHELLDEGSLMEIQSFATGDMSEHVGDGVVIGTGLIHGKPVCVYAQDATVYGGSLGEMHAKKIASLMDLAAKNQMPVIGLKDSGGARIQEGVVSLEGYGQIFKRNVLYSGQIPQISVILGSCAGGAVYSPALTDFVFMTEQTAHMFLTGPKVIKKATGETVCPDRLGGASVQHQTSGNVHYTGKDEKDVLKAVRTLLTYIPTKQQAVMHGEARKHTADPGRILPKDPSRTYDVKEVVTAITDPDSFFETQPCFSKNIVTGFARLQGASIGVVANQPKVLAGSLDLDAADKAARFIRFCDAFHIPILTLVDVPGFLPGEKAEHAGIIRHGAKLIYAYAEATVPKITVILRKAFGGAYVAMNSKGLGADFVYAWPEVEIDVMGKTFADEIVHPASRESENKPSVWKAAQAGLIDDIFMPVETRERLIRSFDVLRSKEEDRPLKKHGNMPL; encoded by the coding sequence ATGGATGAATCGTTCAATGCCTTGTCTGAATGGCGGAAGAAAGCGTTAATGGGCGGCGGCGGAAAACGAGCAGCGGCTCACAGGAACAAAGGAAAGCTGACTGTTCGAGAGCGGCTGCATGAACTTCTTGATGAAGGCAGCTTGATGGAAATTCAGTCATTTGCAACAGGTGATATGTCAGAGCATGTTGGTGACGGCGTCGTCATTGGAACAGGACTCATTCATGGAAAACCAGTATGTGTTTATGCACAAGATGCAACAGTATATGGAGGCTCATTAGGCGAAATGCATGCGAAAAAAATTGCCTCTTTAATGGACCTGGCAGCTAAAAATCAGATGCCGGTCATCGGTCTAAAAGACTCGGGTGGTGCGAGAATTCAAGAGGGTGTGGTATCATTAGAAGGATACGGACAGATTTTTAAACGGAATGTGCTGTACTCTGGTCAAATCCCGCAAATATCTGTTATTTTAGGCTCATGTGCTGGAGGTGCAGTCTATTCTCCTGCATTGACTGATTTTGTCTTCATGACAGAGCAAACAGCTCATATGTTTTTAACTGGTCCGAAAGTAATAAAAAAGGCAACAGGAGAAACGGTCTGTCCTGACCGTCTTGGCGGTGCAAGTGTTCAGCATCAGACAAGCGGGAATGTGCACTATACTGGGAAAGATGAGAAGGACGTGTTAAAAGCGGTTCGAACTCTTTTAACTTACATACCAACGAAACAACAGGCTGTCATGCACGGCGAAGCACGAAAGCATACCGCTGATCCAGGCAGAATTCTGCCAAAAGATCCATCACGCACCTATGATGTCAAAGAAGTGGTGACAGCGATAACTGATCCAGACTCATTCTTTGAAACACAGCCTTGTTTTTCAAAAAATATTGTCACAGGTTTTGCCAGATTACAAGGAGCCTCCATTGGTGTTGTTGCCAATCAGCCAAAGGTGCTGGCAGGCAGCCTTGATCTTGACGCTGCCGATAAAGCGGCCAGGTTTATTCGATTTTGCGATGCGTTTCATATTCCGATCTTAACCCTTGTGGACGTTCCTGGCTTTTTGCCAGGGGAGAAAGCCGAGCATGCAGGAATTATCCGCCACGGGGCAAAGCTTATATATGCTTACGCTGAAGCAACCGTTCCCAAAATCACTGTGATTTTAAGAAAGGCGTTTGGCGGTGCATATGTCGCGATGAATAGTAAGGGCTTAGGCGCTGACTTTGTTTATGCATGGCCAGAGGTCGAAATTGATGTCATGGGAAAAACGTTCGCAGACGAAATCGTTCATCCTGCTTCGCGCGAGTCTGAAAACAAACCAAGTGTATGGAAAGCGGCTCAGGCAGGTCTGATAGACGATATTTTCATGCCAGTTGAAACGAGAGAGCGATTGATCCGCTCATTTGATGTGCTTCGCAGTAAGGAAGAAGATAGACCGTTAAAAAAGCATGGCAATATGCCGCTATAA
- a CDS encoding VOC family protein: protein MTQIDHIAIAVFSIKETSHTLHQLFNWHFSDIQEIPEQEIKASFTSLNDLHIELIEPMSHRSKLHTFLTKRGEGLHHIALKSGDIQADISRLDHFGVQLLQKTAQMGASGKLIAFISPKETSGVLFELCESLKGEEHSDG from the coding sequence ATGACACAAATCGATCATATTGCCATTGCCGTCTTTTCTATTAAAGAAACATCCCATACGCTTCATCAGCTATTTAACTGGCATTTTTCAGACATACAAGAGATTCCTGAGCAGGAGATTAAAGCATCCTTCACTTCACTTAATGATCTGCACATTGAATTAATTGAGCCGATGTCACACCGCAGCAAACTACATACCTTTTTAACAAAAAGAGGAGAGGGGCTTCATCATATTGCGCTAAAGTCGGGTGACATTCAGGCTGATATTAGCCGTCTCGATCATTTTGGCGTGCAGCTTCTCCAAAAAACAGCACAGATGGGCGCCAGCGGAAAGCTGATTGCATTTATTTCACCTAAAGAAACGTCAGGTGTGTTATTTGAATTGTGCGAGTCCTTGAAAGGAGAGGAACATAGCGATGGATGA
- a CDS encoding L,D-transpeptidase — translation MRLLFCTVLTMSLSPIWPLGQNPLPGDPFVIINKQTNELAFIDQGKIQKVFPASTGKTAELTPEGEFTIMIKAKDPYYRKKNIEGGAKNNPLGRRWIGFDARGTDGRTYGIHGTSDETTIGKFITAGCVRLHNQDVELLFDQLPIGTKVWITTSSASFETLAKDKQAIR, via the coding sequence ATGCGTCTTTTATTTTGTACCGTACTGACCATGTCCCTTTCACCGATCTGGCCGCTTGGACAAAACCCGCTTCCCGGTGACCCGTTTGTCATTATTAATAAACAAACGAATGAACTTGCCTTTATTGATCAAGGAAAAATCCAAAAAGTATTTCCTGCTTCAACAGGAAAAACAGCGGAATTAACGCCAGAAGGTGAATTTACCATTATGATCAAAGCGAAAGATCCCTATTACAGAAAAAAGAATATTGAAGGCGGTGCGAAGAATAACCCTCTAGGGCGAAGATGGATTGGATTTGATGCACGAGGAACAGATGGCAGAACCTACGGAATTCATGGAACGAGTGACGAAACAACGATTGGGAAATTTATCACGGCAGGCTGTGTGAGGCTTCATAATCAAGATGTAGAGCTATTGTTTGATCAGCTTCCAATTGGAACAAAGGTATGGATTACAACATCAAGTGCTTCCTTTGAAACGCTTGCCAAAGACAAACAGGCCATTCGTTGA
- a CDS encoding aromatic acid exporter family protein — protein sequence MFKIGYRTLKTALGTSIAIYIAQLLGLQNYSAAGIITILCIQVTKKRSLLASGARFAACSLAIFFSYLFFDLIGYHPFVIGLMLLVFIPITVLLRIKEGIVTSSVIILHLYMSGGITLHLIWNELLLITIGVGVALIMNLYMPSVDKKLKRYSEQIEANFAKIFEEIEQYLMTGKQDWTGKEIPETHQLIKEAKALAYRDVENHVLRHENLYYHYFNMRQKQFEIIERVLPKITSISVTTEHGQIIAEYIRDLREHIHPGNTAHKFLRRLIDMKEEFEALPLPQTREEFEARAALFHFLGEMEQYLVLKSYFKGMKE from the coding sequence ATGTTTAAAATCGGCTACCGAACGCTGAAAACAGCATTAGGAACATCGATCGCTATTTATATTGCACAATTGCTTGGCTTGCAAAATTATTCAGCTGCCGGGATTATTACGATCCTGTGTATTCAGGTGACAAAGAAAAGGTCTCTCTTAGCATCGGGAGCCCGCTTTGCAGCATGCAGTCTTGCTATTTTCTTTTCTTATTTATTTTTCGATCTAATCGGTTATCATCCTTTTGTGATCGGTTTGATGCTGCTTGTCTTTATTCCGATAACGGTATTGCTTCGAATTAAAGAAGGAATTGTCACAAGTTCAGTTATCATCCTCCATTTATACATGTCTGGCGGGATTACTCTTCATCTCATCTGGAATGAACTGCTGCTGATTACCATTGGTGTTGGGGTAGCACTGATTATGAACCTGTATATGCCAAGTGTTGATAAAAAGCTCAAACGCTACAGCGAACAGATTGAAGCCAACTTTGCTAAAATCTTTGAGGAAATTGAGCAATACTTAATGACAGGGAAGCAAGATTGGACAGGAAAAGAGATACCAGAGACACATCAATTGATCAAAGAAGCGAAAGCTCTCGCATATCGTGATGTTGAAAATCATGTATTAAGACATGAAAACCTGTATTACCATTATTTCAACATGAGACAAAAGCAATTTGAAATCATTGAGCGTGTGCTGCCCAAAATTACGTCGATCTCCGTCACAACGGAGCACGGACAAATCATTGCAGAATACATTAGAGACTTACGCGAACATATTCACCCAGGGAACACAGCACATAAGTTTCTAAGACGCCTCATTGATATGAAAGAAGAGTTTGAGGCACTTCCGCTCCCGCAAACACGAGAAGAATTTGAGGCAAGAGCGGCACTCTTTCATTTCCTCGGTGAAATGGAACAATATTTAGTACTGAAAAGCTATTTTAAAGGGATGAAAGAATAG
- a CDS encoding amino acid ABC transporter ATP-binding protein, with translation MIKIEKLTKSFGKNEVLKGIDTTIKEGEVVAVIGPSGSGKSTFLRCMNLLEKPTSGVITIKDTEITHPKTNALKVRENIGMVFQHFHLFPHKTVLENITYAPMNVKNQSKKDSIKQAEDLLKKVGLLEKKDDFPNRLSGGQKQRVAIARALAMTPDIMLFDEPTSALDPEMVKEVLEVMKELAQSGMTLVIVTHEMGFAKEVADRVIFMDDGKIVEDANPVQFFESPSSQRAQDFLQKIL, from the coding sequence ATGATTAAGATAGAGAAACTCACAAAATCCTTTGGTAAAAACGAAGTTTTAAAGGGGATCGACACCACCATTAAAGAAGGGGAAGTTGTTGCGGTGATTGGACCATCTGGTTCAGGAAAATCGACGTTCCTCCGCTGCATGAATTTACTTGAGAAGCCGACTTCTGGTGTCATTACGATTAAAGACACCGAAATCACCCATCCAAAAACGAATGCACTAAAAGTGCGTGAGAACATCGGAATGGTATTTCAGCACTTCCATTTGTTCCCGCATAAAACCGTGCTGGAAAATATCACGTATGCGCCAATGAATGTGAAAAATCAATCGAAGAAAGACAGCATCAAACAAGCTGAAGACCTGCTCAAAAAGGTAGGACTTTTAGAGAAAAAAGATGATTTCCCGAACCGTTTGTCCGGCGGTCAAAAGCAGCGTGTGGCGATTGCACGTGCGCTTGCGATGACACCAGACATTATGCTGTTTGACGAACCAACTTCTGCCCTGGATCCAGAAATGGTTAAGGAAGTATTAGAGGTCATGAAAGAGCTGGCTCAATCTGGCATGACACTCGTCATCGTCACACATGAAATGGGCTTTGCAAAAGAAGTGGCTGACCGCGTGATCTTTATGGATGATGGGAAAATTGTAGAAGATGCAAACCCTGTACAATTTTTTGAATCACCCTCTTCACAGCGTGCGCAAGACTTTCTACAAAAAATATTATAA
- a CDS encoding amino acid ABC transporter permease yields the protein MLDFKDVIPQMPFILEGLKVTLSIVVVSLFLGFILGILLTLCKISVFKPLIWLADFYTSIFRGTPLVLQLLIIYFGLPQLLGFQIDQYSAAVAAFSLNSAAYVSEIIRAGINAIDKGQKEAAVALGIPYAKMMKDLLLPQAFKNISPALVNETITLTKESAIVTVIGLGDVMRRAYQAGAVTYNYLEPLIFAGLIYYVIVLVLTFVGKSVERKLTSND from the coding sequence ATGTTGGATTTTAAAGATGTAATACCTCAGATGCCCTTTATTCTAGAAGGACTTAAAGTCACGCTTTCTATAGTAGTGGTATCCCTTTTCCTTGGATTTATCTTAGGAATTTTATTAACGCTTTGCAAAATTAGTGTGTTTAAACCGCTCATTTGGCTTGCAGATTTTTATACGTCAATTTTCCGAGGCACACCGCTTGTGCTTCAATTGCTCATTATTTATTTTGGTCTGCCTCAGCTTCTTGGGTTTCAAATCGATCAATACTCGGCTGCTGTAGCGGCATTTTCACTCAATTCAGCGGCATACGTATCTGAAATTATTCGTGCGGGTATTAATGCAATAGATAAAGGTCAAAAAGAAGCAGCCGTTGCTTTAGGCATCCCTTATGCTAAAATGATGAAGGACTTATTGCTTCCGCAGGCATTTAAAAATATTTCACCTGCACTTGTGAATGAAACGATTACACTGACAAAAGAATCAGCGATTGTAACAGTCATCGGACTGGGCGATGTCATGAGACGAGCCTATCAAGCAGGGGCCGTCACGTATAATTATCTTGAACCGCTTATTTTTGCGGGTCTTATCTATTATGTCATCGTGCTTGTTCTCACCTTTGTCGGTAAATCGGTGGAAAGGAAGTTAACATCAAATGATTAA
- a CDS encoding transporter substrate-binding domain-containing protein — protein MKKWCLLLMTAGLAAALAACGTSSNNSNASGDDKTLVMATSADYPPFESKDGDKIVGFDVDLATALAKKNGYKLEIQDMDFASLVSALKTNKADIVLAGMTPTEKRKKQVDFSDVYYNAENLVISKKSSDIKTEKDLKGKTVGVQLGSIQQDEANGLQKKYNLTVEDRNKISDIIQEIKAGRFDAAIIEDKVAAGYLKKEKDFQAFGLNSSNEGSAIAFKKNSDLTAKFNKSLKEMKDNGELDKLIKKWFADEK, from the coding sequence ATGAAAAAGTGGTGTTTATTACTTATGACAGCTGGTCTTGCAGCTGCACTCGCAGCTTGCGGAACTTCTTCTAATAATTCAAACGCATCAGGAGATGATAAGACACTCGTTATGGCGACATCAGCAGATTATCCGCCATTTGAATCAAAAGACGGCGATAAAATTGTCGGTTTTGATGTAGATCTTGCAACAGCACTAGCGAAAAAGAACGGCTACAAACTAGAAATTCAAGATATGGATTTTGCCAGTCTTGTATCCGCCCTTAAAACAAACAAAGCTGATATTGTCCTTGCAGGAATGACACCTACAGAAAAACGTAAAAAGCAAGTTGATTTCTCTGATGTTTATTACAATGCTGAAAACTTGGTTATATCAAAGAAATCTAGCGATATAAAAACAGAGAAAGATTTAAAAGGCAAAACAGTCGGCGTTCAATTAGGTTCTATTCAACAGGATGAAGCAAACGGTTTGCAAAAGAAATATAACCTAACAGTTGAAGACCGTAATAAAATTTCTGATATTATTCAAGAGATTAAAGCAGGACGTTTTGATGCAGCAATTATTGAAGATAAAGTAGCTGCTGGTTACTTGAAAAAGGAAAAAGACTTCCAAGCATTTGGATTGAACAGCTCAAACGAAGGTTCAGCCATTGCATTCAAGAAAAATAGCGATTTAACAGCGAAGTTTAATAAATCATTAAAAGAAATGAAAGATAATGGCGAACTTGATAAATTAATTAAAAAATGGTTTGCTGATGAAAAGTAA
- a CDS encoding BrxA/BrxB family bacilliredoxin encodes MNIDFNLFMNDIVKQAREEIKQAGYTELTSAEEVDEALTKKGTALVMVNSVCGCAGGIARPAASYSVHYDKRPDQLLTVFAGQDKEATARAREYFEGFPPSSPSFALLKDGKMIKMIERHEIEGHEPMEVVSKLQAAFDEHCEEI; translated from the coding sequence ATGAATATTGATTTTAATTTATTTATGAATGATATTGTGAAACAAGCGAGAGAAGAAATTAAGCAGGCAGGCTACACTGAGCTCACGTCAGCTGAGGAAGTAGACGAAGCACTGACTAAAAAAGGAACGGCACTTGTCATGGTCAATTCAGTATGCGGCTGTGCAGGCGGCATTGCAAGACCAGCTGCCAGTTATTCTGTTCATTACGATAAGCGCCCAGATCAATTGCTGACAGTGTTTGCTGGGCAGGACAAAGAGGCAACGGCAAGAGCCCGTGAATACTTTGAAGGCTTCCCGCCATCTTCGCCATCCTTTGCATTGTTAAAAGATGGGAAAATGATCAAAATGATCGAGCGTCATGAAATTGAAGGTCACGAGCCAATGGAAGTAGTGTCAAAACTTCAAGCCGCTTTTGATGAGCATTGCGAAGAAATCTAA
- a CDS encoding YegS/Rv2252/BmrU family lipid kinase, whose protein sequence is MAQFKKAMLIYNGNAGQKNMEKTLSQTVPLLSLHIDELILKPTKQPNDAYDFCRHIDETVELLIILGGDGTVHECMNGIGGLEKRPAVAILPGGTCNDFSRTLGIPQQMQKAAQMIVDGKEKKVDLIKAEDRYVLNFWGIGLIADTSNNINDKEKAVLGKISYFTSALRTLQQTNPFHVRIETEEESWEEEAVIVLVMNGHFIGTNKIDLPHAAIDDGKAEIFICRNTSFSALKEIFSMNREELEDFTGDLSLIQASNIRIHTKEEMDADTDGEVYMTAPSSLEVLKQHLTFIVPAE, encoded by the coding sequence ATGGCACAATTTAAAAAAGCGATGCTCATTTATAATGGAAATGCTGGACAAAAAAACATGGAAAAAACACTCAGTCAAACAGTGCCTCTTCTTTCTTTACATATTGATGAACTCATTCTTAAACCAACAAAGCAGCCAAATGATGCTTATGATTTCTGTCGTCATATTGATGAGACGGTGGAATTGCTCATCATATTAGGAGGAGATGGTACCGTACATGAATGTATGAACGGTATTGGCGGTTTAGAAAAAAGACCCGCTGTAGCGATACTACCAGGCGGGACATGCAATGATTTTTCTAGAACACTTGGTATTCCTCAACAGATGCAAAAAGCCGCTCAAATGATTGTAGACGGTAAAGAGAAAAAGGTCGACTTAATCAAAGCAGAAGATCGTTACGTGTTAAACTTTTGGGGGATTGGGCTGATCGCAGACACGTCCAACAATATTAACGACAAGGAAAAAGCCGTACTCGGCAAAATCAGCTACTTCACAAGTGCGCTGCGCACTCTGCAGCAAACAAATCCTTTTCACGTACGTATTGAGACAGAAGAGGAAAGCTGGGAAGAGGAAGCGGTCATCGTTCTTGTCATGAATGGACATTTTATCGGTACAAATAAAATTGATTTGCCTCATGCAGCCATTGATGATGGAAAAGCAGAAATCTTCATTTGCAGAAATACGAGTTTCTCTGCTTTAAAAGAAATCTTTTCAATGAACCGGGAAGAGCTGGAGGACTTCACCGGCGATCTGTCTCTCATTCAAGCGTCCAATATTCGTATCCACACAAAAGAGGAAATGGATGCTGATACGGATGGTGAGGTTTATATGACGGCGCCCTCTTCTTTAGAAGTGTTAAAACAGCATTTGACCTTTATTGTTCCAGCAGAATAA
- a CDS encoding 2-oxo acid dehydrogenase subunit E2 — protein MAIEQMKMPQLGESVTEGTISKWLVSPGDHVNKYDPIAEVMTDKVNAEVPSSFTGTITKLSAEEGETLQVGEVFCEIEVEGSGQQSAKEEAAPEQSEAPEADQTNENQSQKKRYSPAVLRLADEHGIDLAAVQGTGAGGRITRKDLLQLIEDGGVKEKTAPVNERAVQPKPAQPSQAKAASAVPGDVELPVTPIRQAIAANMLRSKHEIPHAWTMMEVDVTNLVARRNQLKDQFKAKEGFNLTFFAFFVKAVAQGLKEFPEMNSMWAGDKIVQKKAINVSIAVATDDALYVPVIKDADEKTIKGIAKEIHELASKVRQGTLKTSDMEGGTFTVNNTGSFGSVQSMGIINYPQAAILQVESIVKRPMIVNGMIAARDMVNLCLSLDHRVLDGLVCGRFLQRIKQILEGFDEQTSVY, from the coding sequence GTGGCAATTGAACAAATGAAAATGCCTCAGCTGGGTGAAAGTGTAACAGAAGGAACCATTAGCAAATGGCTTGTTTCACCTGGCGATCATGTGAATAAATACGATCCGATTGCGGAAGTCATGACGGATAAAGTGAACGCAGAAGTCCCGTCATCTTTTACAGGAACGATTACAAAGCTATCGGCTGAGGAAGGCGAAACGCTGCAAGTAGGAGAAGTGTTCTGTGAAATTGAAGTAGAAGGAAGCGGGCAGCAGAGTGCAAAAGAAGAAGCAGCACCTGAGCAAAGCGAAGCGCCTGAAGCAGATCAAACAAATGAGAATCAAAGTCAAAAAAAACGTTACTCCCCAGCAGTTCTTCGTTTAGCTGATGAGCACGGAATTGATCTAGCGGCTGTTCAAGGTACAGGAGCAGGCGGCCGAATTACTAGAAAAGATTTGCTGCAGCTCATTGAAGACGGCGGTGTCAAAGAGAAGACAGCACCGGTCAATGAACGTGCCGTTCAACCTAAGCCTGCGCAGCCATCTCAAGCAAAAGCGGCATCTGCCGTCCCTGGTGATGTTGAGCTGCCAGTCACGCCGATCCGGCAGGCAATCGCGGCCAATATGCTGAGAAGTAAACATGAAATTCCGCATGCGTGGACGATGATGGAAGTCGATGTGACAAACCTTGTGGCAAGAAGAAATCAGCTGAAAGATCAGTTTAAAGCAAAAGAAGGCTTTAACTTGACGTTCTTTGCGTTCTTTGTCAAAGCAGTGGCTCAGGGCTTAAAAGAATTCCCTGAAATGAACAGCATGTGGGCCGGAGATAAAATTGTGCAGAAGAAAGCGATCAATGTTTCGATTGCTGTTGCGACTGATGACGCTCTTTATGTTCCAGTCATTAAGGATGCAGATGAAAAAACGATTAAAGGCATCGCCAAAGAAATTCATGAGCTGGCTTCCAAGGTGAGACAAGGAACGCTCAAAACAAGTGATATGGAAGGCGGTACCTTTACTGTCAACAACACAGGATCATTTGGTTCGGTACAATCAATGGGTATCATTAATTACCCGCAAGCGGCGATTTTACAAGTAGAATCGATCGTGAAGCGTCCAATGATTGTAAATGGAATGATTGCGGCAAGAGACATGGTCAATCTTTGTCTCTCATTAGATCACAGAGTACTAGATGGTCTTGTATGCGGCAGATTCCTTCAACGAATCAAACAAATCCTTGAAGGCTTCGACGAGCAGACATCTGTTTACTAA